The following proteins are co-located in the Borrelia parkeri genome:
- a CDS encoding DUF787 family protein — MPQDTISVNLAHSRLDINYVNYYAPLLVYKCAKIKVNTTTPKVKILNLNINNFERQIDALEKEGSNGEDEFGKEKEYLKSAIQAFFSSGDAGLKSVKLLIYKEGTEAKAIKTELRDNRYTFIVLINTYASNSDGGDGLTIYKDDYTHFKDDKHFFVFATKESEIKELFKNGSNSKEKIIVIHSKGDENLHLRFISKYLHEASIFQAANPYGLKLSGMEPITDDDTISKLRGANINFYSLLNETGLDGVKAFKEGVTLSGTPIDELFTYHYIKYEFTSELIRVWNFNGRQNSKLSKLQLSGERDNAYSAAIECMLKRFIDGGLIVAYSKLKIQVSSTPQLKLLLSVEITYNHSMNAVLLNITAQDIQNYLNSLKET; from the coding sequence ATGCCGCAAGATACAATTAGTGTGAATTTGGCACATTCTAGATTAGATATAAATTATGTAAATTACTACGCGCCTTTACTTGTTTACAAATGTGCCAAAATTAAAGTTAACACCACAACACCCAAGGTAAAAATATTAAACTTAAATATAAATAACTTTGAGAGACAGATTGATGCACTTGAGAAAGAAGGTAGTAATGGAGAGGATGAATTTGGTAAGGAAAAGGAGTACTTAAAGAGCGCAATACAAGCATTCTTTTCTTCAGGTGATGCTGGACTTAAATCAGTTAAACTACTTATATATAAAGAAGGCACTGAAGCAAAGGCAATTAAGACAGAGCTTAGAGATAATAGATATACATTTATTGTACTTATAAACACCTATGCAAGTAACAGTGATGGTGGTGATGGACTTACTATTTACAAGGATGATTATACACATTTTAAAGACGATAAGCACTTTTTCGTATTTGCAACTAAAGAATCTGAAATCAAAGAACTATTTAAAAATGGTAGTAACTCTAAAGAAAAAATTATTGTTATCCACTCTAAAGGTGATGAGAACCTTCATTTGCGGTTTATATCTAAATACTTACATGAAGCTAGTATATTTCAAGCTGCTAATCCTTATGGACTCAAACTTAGCGGCATGGAGCCTATTACTGATGATGATACAATTTCTAAACTTAGAGGGGCAAATATTAACTTCTACTCACTTCTTAATGAAACTGGTCTTGATGGTGTTAAAGCTTTCAAAGAAGGAGTAACTCTTTCAGGCACTCCTATTGATGAACTCTTCACTTACCATTATATCAAATATGAATTTACATCAGAGCTTATTAGAGTATGGAATTTTAATGGTAGACAAAATAGTAAATTATCAAAACTGCAACTCTCAGGAGAGCGAGATAATGCTTACAGTGCAGCTATTGAATGTATGCTTAAACGTTTCATTGATGGAGGTCTAATTGTTGCGTACTCTAAGCTTAAGATTCAAGTATCATCAACACCTCAGCTAAAGCTTTTATTATCCGTAGAGATTACTTATAACCACTCTATGAACGCCGTTCTTTTAAACATTACAGCACAAGATATACAAAATTATCTAAATAGCTTAAAGGAGACTTAA